A single genomic interval of Mycolicibacterium holsaticum DSM 44478 = JCM 12374 harbors:
- a CDS encoding tetratricopeptide repeat protein yields MAFAHTEPYYDLGRYHRRTDTADPGAQAWFDRGMVWAYAFNHEEAVSCFERALELDPDLAVARWGIAYAIGPNYNKAWEAFDPVEMATALARARTELGLAAGGRASTVERGLISALQARFPTEDPDDAEALGAGSLAYADAMAALSEAYPDDIDVAALTADALVNVTAWALWDTRTGEPAVGSRVLQAKQILDHALDTAAGREHPGILHLYVHTMEMSARPQDALPAADLLRDLVPDAGHLRHMPSHIDVLCGNYRDSVVANSAAAQVDQRFVQRSGPLNFYSLYRAHNLHFIVYSAMLEGNSRAAFAAADELAGQLTPQLLSIESPPMADWLEAFVPLGVHALVRFGRWDELIAHRLPHDLDLYCSTAATIHYGRGVAHAVKGNLAEAHTEHEAFLSAYARIPETRYLFNNTVIDILAIAAQMLAGEIAYREGEFDEAFARLEAAIALDDALPYDEPWGWMQPTRHAYGALLLEQGRVDEAAAVYAADLGLDRTLPRACQHPNNVWSLHGYHECLQRLGRTDEATIIGQQLALALARADVPIAASCACRLEVGAP; encoded by the coding sequence ATGGCCTTTGCGCACACCGAGCCGTACTACGACCTGGGTCGCTATCACCGACGCACCGATACCGCCGATCCAGGAGCGCAGGCGTGGTTCGACCGGGGCATGGTGTGGGCGTACGCGTTCAACCACGAAGAGGCTGTCAGCTGCTTCGAGCGCGCGCTGGAACTCGATCCCGACCTGGCGGTCGCGCGCTGGGGAATCGCGTATGCGATCGGGCCCAACTACAACAAGGCGTGGGAGGCATTCGACCCCGTCGAGATGGCAACGGCGTTGGCCAGGGCCAGGACCGAACTCGGGCTGGCCGCCGGCGGGCGCGCGTCCACCGTGGAGCGCGGGCTGATCAGCGCGCTGCAGGCGCGGTTTCCCACCGAAGACCCCGATGACGCCGAGGCGCTGGGTGCCGGGAGCCTGGCCTACGCCGATGCGATGGCGGCCTTGAGCGAGGCCTATCCCGACGACATCGACGTAGCCGCGCTGACCGCCGACGCCCTGGTCAACGTGACCGCGTGGGCGTTGTGGGACACCCGCACCGGCGAACCGGCCGTCGGCTCGCGGGTGCTGCAGGCCAAACAGATCCTCGACCACGCGCTCGACACCGCCGCGGGACGCGAACATCCCGGCATCCTGCACCTGTATGTGCACACCATGGAGATGTCGGCCCGCCCGCAGGATGCGCTACCCGCCGCGGACCTGCTGCGCGATCTGGTGCCCGACGCGGGCCATCTGCGGCACATGCCCAGCCACATCGACGTGCTGTGCGGGAACTACCGGGATTCGGTGGTGGCGAACTCGGCTGCGGCACAAGTCGATCAGCGGTTCGTGCAGCGGTCCGGGCCGCTGAACTTCTATTCGCTCTACCGCGCCCACAACCTGCATTTCATCGTGTATTCGGCGATGCTGGAAGGCAATTCGCGCGCCGCCTTCGCGGCCGCCGACGAGCTCGCCGGACAGCTGACACCGCAACTGCTGAGCATCGAGTCCCCGCCGATGGCCGACTGGCTAGAGGCGTTCGTGCCGTTGGGTGTCCATGCGCTGGTCCGGTTCGGCCGCTGGGACGAGCTGATCGCCCATCGGCTGCCCCACGACCTCGACCTGTACTGCTCCACCGCGGCGACCATCCACTACGGCCGCGGCGTCGCGCACGCGGTCAAGGGAAACCTCGCCGAGGCCCACACCGAGCATGAGGCGTTTCTGAGCGCGTATGCCCGCATCCCCGAAACCCGGTACCTGTTCAACAACACCGTGATCGACATCTTGGCGATCGCCGCGCAGATGCTCGCCGGTGAGATCGCCTACCGGGAGGGCGAGTTCGACGAGGCGTTCGCACGGTTGGAGGCCGCGATCGCGCTCGACGACGCGCTGCCCTACGACGAACCGTGGGGCTGGATGCAGCCGACCAGGCACGCCTACGGCGCCCTGCTGCTCGAACAGGGCCGGGTGGACGAGGCCGCCGCGGTGTACGCCGCCGACCTCGGACTGGATCGCACACTGCCGCGGGCGTGTCAGCACCCCAACAACGTGTGGAGCCTGCACGGTTACCACGAATGCCTGCAGCGGCTGGGCCGCACCGACGAAGCGACGATCATCGGGCAGCAGTTGGCGTTGGCCCTGGCGCGTGCGGACGTGCCGATCGCGGCCTCGTGTGCGTGCCGTCTGGAGGTCGGCGCCCCGTAG
- a CDS encoding nucleoside deaminase — MALSDDDLARLSRCVELAREALENGDQPFGSILVDADGRTRFEDRNRVKDGDPTRHPEFAIARWAVTNLSPAERAGATVYTSGEHCPMCAAAHAWVGLDRIVYATSSAQLSQWLREWGAPPSPVAPLPITTVAPLLTVEGPAPQFTEPMKALYEAKFRS; from the coding sequence ATGGCCCTAAGCGACGACGATCTCGCCCGCCTGAGCCGCTGCGTGGAACTGGCGCGTGAGGCGCTGGAAAACGGCGACCAGCCGTTCGGGTCGATCCTGGTCGACGCCGACGGCCGCACCCGCTTCGAGGACCGCAACCGGGTCAAGGACGGCGACCCGACCCGCCATCCGGAATTCGCGATCGCGCGCTGGGCGGTAACCAACCTGAGCCCCGCCGAACGGGCCGGCGCCACCGTGTACACCTCCGGTGAGCACTGCCCGATGTGCGCGGCCGCGCACGCCTGGGTGGGGTTGGACCGCATCGTCTACGCGACGTCCTCGGCACAGCTGAGCCAGTGGCTGCGGGAGTGGGGTGCGCCGCCGTCGCCGGTGGCGCCGCTGCCGATCACCACGGTGGCTCCCCTGCTGACCGTCGAAGGGCCGGCCCCGCAGTTCACCGAACCGATGAAGGCCCTCTACGAAGCCAAGTTCCGGTCATGA
- a CDS encoding esterase family protein — MKFFKRYRGTRTKLLRRLAVTAVTAVTLPGLIGVVGGSATAGAFSRPGLPVEYLDVPSAAMNRNIRIQFQGGGPHAVYLLDGLRAQDDYNGWDINTPAFEWYYQSGLSVVMPVGGQSSFYTDWYQPSRGNGQDYTYKWETFLTQELPAWLEANRGVSQNGNAVVGISMAGSSALTYAIYYPQKFIYAASLSGFLNPSEGWWPMLIGLAMQDAGGFNAESMWGPSTDPAWKRNDPMINIGQLVANNTRIWIYCGTGTPSDLDSGAAGQNLMAAQFLEGFTLRTNITFRDNYVAAGGANGVFNFPAQGTHSWGYWGQQLEQMKPDIQRVLGASGAV; from the coding sequence ATGAAGTTCTTTAAGAGGTACCGAGGTACCAGAACAAAACTGTTGCGCCGCTTGGCGGTCACCGCCGTGACGGCGGTGACTCTGCCCGGTCTGATCGGCGTCGTCGGGGGCTCGGCGACCGCTGGCGCGTTCTCTCGGCCGGGGCTACCCGTCGAGTATCTGGATGTGCCCTCCGCGGCGATGAACCGCAACATCCGGATCCAGTTCCAGGGCGGCGGTCCGCACGCGGTGTACCTGCTCGACGGCCTGCGCGCCCAGGACGACTACAACGGCTGGGACATCAACACCCCGGCGTTCGAGTGGTACTACCAGTCGGGGCTCTCGGTCGTCATGCCGGTCGGCGGTCAGTCCAGTTTCTACACCGACTGGTACCAGCCGTCACGGGGTAACGGCCAGGACTACACCTACAAGTGGGAGACGTTCCTGACCCAGGAACTGCCCGCGTGGCTGGAAGCCAACCGGGGCGTGTCGCAGAACGGCAATGCGGTGGTCGGCATCTCGATGGCCGGCAGCAGCGCGCTGACGTACGCGATCTACTACCCGCAGAAGTTCATCTACGCCGCGTCGCTGTCGGGCTTCCTCAACCCCTCCGAGGGCTGGTGGCCGATGCTGATCGGGCTGGCGATGCAGGATGCGGGCGGGTTCAACGCCGAGAGCATGTGGGGCCCGTCAACGGACCCGGCGTGGAAGCGCAATGACCCGATGATCAACATCGGTCAGTTGGTGGCCAACAACACCCGCATCTGGATCTACTGCGGCACCGGAACCCCGTCGGATCTGGACTCCGGGGCTGCGGGGCAGAACCTGATGGCAGCGCAGTTCCTCGAAGGGTTCACGTTGCGCACCAACATCACCTTCCGCGACAACTACGTCGCCGCGGGTGGGGCCAACGGGGTGTTCAACTTCCCCGCACAGGGCACGCACAGCTGGGGCTACTGGGGTCAGCAGCTCGAGCAGATGAAGCCCGATATCCAGCGGGTGCTTGGAGCCTCTGGCGCCGTCTAA
- a CDS encoding alpha-amylase family glycosyl hydrolase, with protein sequence MTEPAWVQHVIWWQIYPLGFVGAYPADPPPGPDEHRLRRVVGWLDHAIELGASGIALGPVFASRTHGYDTVDHYRIDPRLGDDGDFDTLVAEAKSRGLRILLDGVFNHVAADFARSDWFRKGDKGFDTFEGHGNLIALDHDNPEVITHTVDVMTHWLGRGADGWRLDAAYAVPDRFWAEVLPLVRARYPDAWFVGEVIHGDYAARVAESRFDSVTQYELWKAIWSALIDGNFHELDWALLRHNEFLDTFVPMTFAGNHDVTRIASRLSDAGHLEHALVLLFTTGGTPSVYAGDEFAYLGVKEERFGGDDAVRPEFGPAPNDDEHRQDVFRLHQHLIGLRRRHSWLHTARTSALHLANRQYVYETRDGATALVVALNIDDAPLRVALDDLGFGRGRIVAGSGARPADTVDETEVAPHGWLVIEPEARTWAP encoded by the coding sequence ATGACCGAGCCCGCCTGGGTGCAGCACGTGATCTGGTGGCAGATCTACCCGCTGGGGTTCGTCGGCGCGTATCCGGCCGACCCGCCGCCGGGTCCGGACGAACACCGGCTGCGCCGCGTCGTCGGATGGCTGGACCACGCCATCGAACTCGGCGCCTCCGGCATTGCGCTCGGGCCGGTGTTCGCCTCCCGCACCCACGGGTACGACACCGTCGACCACTACCGCATCGACCCCCGCCTCGGTGACGACGGCGACTTCGACACGCTGGTTGCCGAGGCGAAAAGCCGCGGGCTGCGCATCCTGCTCGACGGGGTGTTCAACCACGTCGCCGCCGATTTCGCCCGCTCTGACTGGTTCCGCAAGGGCGACAAGGGCTTTGACACGTTCGAGGGTCACGGCAACCTGATCGCTCTCGATCACGACAATCCGGAGGTGATCACCCACACCGTCGACGTGATGACGCACTGGCTGGGCCGCGGCGCCGACGGGTGGCGCCTCGATGCGGCGTACGCGGTGCCCGACCGGTTCTGGGCCGAGGTACTGCCCCTGGTCCGCGCGCGATATCCCGACGCCTGGTTCGTCGGGGAGGTCATCCACGGCGACTATGCGGCGCGCGTCGCTGAGTCGCGCTTCGATTCGGTGACCCAGTACGAGCTGTGGAAAGCGATCTGGAGCGCGCTGATCGACGGTAACTTCCACGAACTGGACTGGGCGCTGCTGCGGCACAACGAGTTCCTCGACACCTTCGTGCCGATGACGTTCGCCGGCAACCACGACGTCACCCGGATCGCCAGCCGGCTCAGCGACGCCGGACACCTCGAGCACGCGCTGGTCCTCCTGTTCACCACCGGCGGCACACCGAGCGTGTACGCCGGTGACGAGTTCGCCTATCTCGGCGTCAAGGAGGAGCGCTTCGGCGGCGACGACGCGGTACGACCGGAATTCGGGCCCGCGCCGAACGACGACGAGCACCGCCAGGACGTGTTCCGGCTGCACCAGCACCTGATCGGTCTGCGCAGGCGACATTCCTGGCTGCACACCGCGCGTACGTCGGCGCTGCACCTGGCCAACCGTCAGTACGTCTATGAAACCCGCGACGGTGCCACGGCGTTGGTGGTCGCGCTCAACATCGACGACGCCCCGCTTCGGGTCGCGCTGGACGACCTCGGCTTCGGCCGCGGCCGCATCGTGGCAGGGTCCGGCGCACGTCCGGCCGACACGGTGGACGAGACCGAGGTCGCGCCGCACGGCTGGCTCGTCATCGAGCCGGAGGCCCGGACGTGGGCGCCGTGA
- a CDS encoding alpha-hydroxy acid oxidase codes for MKRRVPRPAELAPLLGFRAPRLGGQRRLADALTIADLRRLARRRTPRAAFDYTDGAAEDELSLDRARQAFRDIEFHPTILRNVAAVDTSRTVLGAAVAQPFGIAPTGFTRLMHTEGEIAGAHAAARAGIPFSLSTLGTASIEDVQAANPHGRNWFQLYMWKDRDRSMALVERAAAAGYDTLLVTVDVPVAGARLRDTRNGMSIPPTLTLRTVLDALPRARWWFDLLSTEPLAFASLDRWPGTVAEYLDTMFDPTVTFEDLAWIKKQWPNRLVVKGIQTVEDARAVVDLGVDGIVLSNHGGRQLDRAPVPFHLLPHVAREVGDDTEVLLDTGIMSGADVVAAIALGARFTLVGRAYLYGLMAGGEAGVARAIEILSAQVSRTMRLLGVTSLDELGPGHVTQLHRFGRGVGPSSQ; via the coding sequence GTGAAGCGACGGGTACCGCGTCCTGCGGAGTTGGCTCCTCTGCTGGGTTTTCGTGCGCCGCGGTTGGGCGGGCAGCGACGGCTCGCCGATGCGTTGACCATCGCCGACCTGCGCAGGTTGGCACGGCGACGCACCCCCAGGGCGGCGTTCGATTACACCGACGGCGCCGCCGAGGATGAGCTGTCGCTGGACCGGGCGCGCCAGGCGTTCCGCGACATCGAGTTTCATCCGACGATCCTGCGTAACGTCGCCGCGGTCGACACCAGCCGCACCGTTCTGGGCGCCGCGGTCGCCCAGCCCTTCGGCATTGCCCCGACCGGTTTCACCCGGCTCATGCACACCGAGGGCGAGATCGCCGGCGCTCACGCCGCGGCACGTGCAGGTATCCCGTTCTCGCTGTCCACGCTGGGCACCGCCTCCATCGAGGATGTGCAGGCGGCTAATCCCCATGGCCGCAACTGGTTTCAGCTGTACATGTGGAAGGACCGGGACCGGTCGATGGCGCTGGTGGAGCGCGCCGCCGCGGCAGGCTACGACACGCTGCTGGTGACCGTCGACGTTCCGGTCGCAGGTGCCCGGCTTCGCGACACCCGCAACGGCATGTCGATTCCGCCCACGCTGACCCTGCGCACCGTGCTCGATGCCCTACCGCGTGCCCGCTGGTGGTTCGACCTGCTGAGCACCGAACCGCTGGCGTTCGCGTCGCTGGACCGCTGGCCCGGCACCGTCGCCGAATACCTGGACACGATGTTCGATCCCACCGTCACGTTCGAGGATCTGGCCTGGATCAAGAAGCAGTGGCCGAATCGCCTGGTGGTCAAGGGAATCCAAACAGTTGAGGATGCCAGGGCGGTGGTGGATCTCGGAGTCGACGGTATCGTGCTGTCCAATCACGGCGGTCGCCAACTCGACCGCGCCCCGGTGCCGTTTCACCTGCTCCCCCACGTCGCACGCGAGGTCGGCGACGACACCGAGGTTTTGCTGGACACCGGAATCATGTCGGGAGCCGACGTCGTCGCCGCGATCGCGCTGGGCGCACGGTTCACCCTGGTCGGACGCGCCTACCTCTACGGGCTGATGGCAGGCGGTGAGGCCGGCGTCGCCCGTGCCATCGAGATCCTCTCGGCGCAGGTCAGTCGTACAATGCGGCTGCTCGGCGTGACGTCCCTCGACGAGTTGGGTCCGGGCCACGTGACCCAGCTGCACCGGTTCGGACGCGGCGTCGGGCCGTCGTCACAGTAG